ACATATGACCACACACAATATCAACTATTCTTGAGATTCAGGTGAATTTGCAGCTTTTCCAGTTGTGTCTGGTGTAAACATCGAGTTAGTTTCATGTTGTTTCTAAGTATACTGACATAAGTAGACGCAGATAAGACATGACAGCTGTGGCTTTTGATGTGGCCTGATTCCTTTAGATTAAATCTATATATTTTGCTGGGACATGAAAAGAAAAGCATTTCTTGTTAAAATGACTAAGAACAAGCATCTGGTTAGACTTACGGTGGTTGGTCTGATAATCCATATAGCAGATGGTGCAGAATCCACACTTCTGTTGAGTCCCAAAGAACTGGCATCCCGACCTCTTACAGGGCCGGCCCGAGCACTCAGATTCCCTGGGCGGGGGCTGGGTCCATAATGACCCAGAAGAGGACGCTGCTGCCGGCGGCTGGGGCTCCTCGCCCCGCTCTGTGCCAGTACTCTGGAAGCACGGGGGGCACAGTCCGTTAAATATCCTGAAGGCCTCCTGGTGGCACATGCCGCACCTCCCTGGTGCATTCTGCCGGCTGTTAAAGCAGCGTTCACACAGACCATTGTGCTCCTTGCTGCGGGTGAAAACGCAGCCAGGCATCTTGCACTTCATGGCATGGGTTTCGCTGTAACGGCAGGACGCTGAGCGCGGTGGAGCGACGGAGAGCGGGCTGGATAACACCGCCAGGCAGCCAGGGGGGCTGGGCCGTACTCTACTACTACACCCCGGCTCACAAGCCTGACTACCGCCTTTCGTAGGGGCAGCCTCTATCCTCCCGTTGGGCTGGCCCTGGCGTTTCTCAAAGCACTCGTGGCAGTGTGGCTGGGTGTCCACGGAGACGTAGAAGGTGCACCGTGGTGTGGCACATCGGATCTCGATGAGGGACAGCTGAGACACGGAGAAGGGGGGTGGTCTATGGGGGTGGGGGGCGGCCCACAGTTGGTCCTTGTCCTCCTGCCAGCGCTTGTACTCGTGGTTGACCAACTGGAGGTAGTCCTCCATCAGGTTCATGTCCTCAGGCAGGTTCCCTTCATCCAGCCTGGGAAAGGCAGCACGCAATACACTCAATACTACTGATAGGATAATTATACACCTCTTGGCCAGGCCGACAGGTCGTCAATAATGACAATTGGTTCTCAACTTGACCCACCCCAATAAATAAAGTACTATTATGCCACAAATACTTTTTAAAAACAGATTTGTATTGTGCTTTTTAAACAGTGCTTTACATCCTGTTCTCTATCATTCTCCATGCCTCTAGCGTCCCACCCACCTGGCAGCATTGATGATGCGTGTGGTATCGTAGCCCAGTCCAATGACAGGGATCTCCATCAGCATTAGGTAGTCCTTCAGAAGCCTCTCCTTCTGCGTCTGCTCCTTCTCCATCAAGAAGTGCACGTTGAGCTCCTCGAAGCCCCCGCGGCCCGGGTTGATCAGCGGCACTGCTCGGATCTCTGAGGCACACAGTCATAATGATGATAAACAGTAAGTAGTATATAGCTAGCACCTTTCTGGGACACAATGACACTGTACACCAAAACAGCACAATAAATGATCCAATTTAGTAAGATGTGGAAGATAGGTCACATTCCCCCTCATCCTACAAGCACTTCTCAACACAGTAATCTATCAACGACGGTTACTGTTCACACCTGGGCCACTGTCTTTGATGGTGATGAGGGGGGCAAAGTGCTGGGAGTCGTAGCCGAGCACTATGGGGTACTTGTAGCACTCCCTTGGAGGCCAGTGCAAAGGCAGGTAGATGCCCCCCACAttgaggggagagaaggaggagcagGACCTCATGCTGCGCAGCACCTGGTCTGTAAGGATACAGCCATGAGTTAGTCACTGAACACAATACAGCACACTGACTGCTTCTACTGCTGTAGTAGACAAACCTACAAAAagacagcacactgactgatTCTACTGCTGGTGTAGACAAATCTACAGAAAGACCTACAGAAACTGCATATACGTCTGGGTTTGAACTTCTGATGAACTGAGTGATGAGAGGCTCCATTGAGAAAGGCTGTACCTGCGATGACGATGATGGGCCTGCGGAGGATGTTGGAGAGGATAAAGATGTGCATGTCCTCCAGGGAGTCAAACTGCAGCCCGTTGCTGCTGGACACAGGCGAAGCCATCTTGATgatcttctcccattcctcctcccaATTCTGACAGAAGAATAATCAATTACAAACAATTTAGCTGCTTTAAACATCATGATCCTACTAACAGGTGATACTACTAACAGACCTGGGTGATACTACTAACCACCCTTGGTGATACTACCAACAGGTGATACTACTAACAGAACTGGGTGATACTACTAACAGACCTGGGTGATACTACCAACAGGTGATACTACTAACAGACCTGGGTGATACTACTAACAGACCTGGGTGATACTACTAACAGACCTGGGTGATACTACTAACACACCTGGGTGATACTACTAACAGACCTGGGTGAAACTACTAACAGACATGGGTGATACTACTAACAGACCTGGGTGAAACTACTAACAGACCTGGGTGAAACTACTAACAGACCTGGGTGAAACTACTAACATACCTGGGTGATACTACTAACAGACCTGGGTGATACTACTAACACACCTGGGTGATACTACTAACATCGCTGGGTGATACTACTAACACACCTGGGTGATACTACTAACAGACCTGGGTGATACTAGTAACAGGTGATACTACTAACAGACATGGGTGATACTAGTAACAGGTGATACTACTAACATACCTGGGTGATACTAGTAACAGGTGATACTACTAACAGACCTGGGTGATACTAGTAACAGGTGATACTACTAACAGACCTGGGTGATACTAGTAACAGGTGATACTACTATCAGACCTGGATGATACTACTAACAGACCTGGGTGATACTAGTAACAGGTGATACTACTAACAGACCTGGGTGATACTACTAACAGGTGATACTACTAACAGACCTGGGTGATACTACTAACAGACCTGGGCGATACTACTAATAGACCTGGGCAATACTACTAACAGACATGGGTGATACTACTAACAGGTGATACTACTAACAGACCTGGGTGATACTACTAACAGATGACACTACTAATATACCTGGGTGATACTACTAACAGACAATACTACTAAAAGGTGATACCTGGGTCAGAATATGTCAAACACTTTCAAATACTTGGTTTGCACTTGATTTAGTTTGCCTGGTCCCCAAAATGCTAACTCCAAACTAAATCAAGCACACATCTTACTACACTTTTCAAGTATTTGACGTTATGTACTTAGGCCCAGGTCTGCTATAGTAACACCATCCTGGTCGTAGAGGAGGTCTGCTATTCAAACACAATCCTGGTCGTAGAGGAGGTCTGCTATAGTAACACCATCCTGGTCGTAGAGGAGGTCTGCTATAGTAACACCATCCTGGTCGTAGAGGAGGTCTGCTATAGTAACACCATCCTGGTCGTAGAGGAGGTCTGCTATAGTAACACCATCCTGGTCGTAGAGGAGGTCTGCTATTCAAACACAATCCTGGTCGTAGAGGAGGTCTGCTATAGTAACACCATCCTGGTTGTAGAGGAGGTCTGCTATTCAAACACCATCCTGGTTGTAGAGGAGGTCTGCTATAGTAACACCATCCTGGTTGTAGAGGAGGTCTGCTATAGTAACACCATCCTGGTCGTAGAGGAGGTCTGCTATAGTAACACCATCCTGGTCGTAGAGGAGGTCTGCTATTCAAACACCATCCTGGTTGTAGAGGAGGTCTGCTATAGTAACACCATCCTGGTTGTAGAGGAGGTCTGCTATAGTAACACCATCCTGGTTGTAGAGGAGGTCTGCTATAGTAACACCATCCTGGTTGTAGAGGAGGTCTGCTATAGTAACACCATCCTGGTTGTAGAGGAGGTCTGCTATAGTAACACCATCCTGGTCGTAGAGGAGGTCTGCTATTCAAACACAATCCTGGTCGTAGAGGAGGTCTGCTATAGTAACACCATCCTGGTCGTAGAGGAGGTCTGCTATAGTAACACCATCCTGGTCGTAGAGGAGGTCTGCTATTCAAACACAATCCTGGTCGTAGAGGAGGCCTGCTATCGTAACACCATCCTGGTCGTAGAGGAGGTCTGCTATAGTAACACCATCCTGGTCGTAGAGGAGGTCTGCTATAGTAACACCATCCTGGTCGTAGAGGAGGTCTACTATAGTAACACCATCCTGGTTGTAGAGGAGGTCTGCTATCGTAACACCATCCTGGTCGTAGAGGAGGTCTGCTATAGTAACACCATCCTGGTCGTAGAGGAGGTCTGCTATTCAAACACAACCCTGGTCGTAGAGGGGGCCTCCGTTCCTCACCATGGTGCTGTAACGCAGGCCAGTCTGGGTGAACTCCTGAGACTGCAGTAGCTCTGTCTGGAAACGGGCTCTAAAGTTGCCTGTTTCGGTCTCCTTGAGCACACTGTGCAGGGCCTTCCTCAGGACCAGGTCTGTGTCCTGCACCCCCAGCATGTACTGAGAGGCAGCATGGAGAAGACAGTTCCCATCTCCTGCAACAGACACAAAGCCATGACATATGGGGGTAGATATTACATACAGGTGTAggctcttaatttgatcactcttttgttgctgagaatttatTATGTTCACGCATTCAAACTTTGTAGAGTTCCATCTGGTTTGATCCAGGCATGTAGAGTGGAGGGTAAGTTTATCTACAGTGCCGTTACTAATACAACTCTTTACTATGATTCTGTGTTTGTGAAATACAAACTTCCCATCTTCACATCACCACAGGTAAGACTGCGAGTTATTAACAGCAAAACTATCCATCGCCGACAAAGACCTGTATCGCTCTGAGAAAAAGGAGGAAAAGAAGAGAGGGGATTTCCAGAGCAGCTCTCACAGCACTCTTTAGGCATCCGTTATATCTGACCACCATTCATCACCTTACAGAGGAAATATAAAACGGCCTGAGAAAGTTTGATGTCACAGACTATCAGCACTGTTGGTTTGTTACATCTGACCACCATTCATCACCTTACAGTGGAAATGATGTCACAGGCTATCAGCACTGTTGATTTGTGTGGTGTACTTTCATCATTTGTCATCATGCCATACAACATGGCTAAAACAGACTGGACCACTAGGCCAATGACACATACAGTATTGGTTTAAACTCTAACTGTAGTTTAATTAGGCCGTCATATGCTCCCTTGGCACGTTAACACTAAAACAACCTAAACTAAATAAGAGAATGAAAAAACAGCCTTCAGTGATGACTGGAGAGGGTGACAGATGGGCTAAATGAGTAAATCAAGTAAAGTTGCATTTGCAGGTTTTAATCCAAGTTTAAGAAATCAATGATAAACCATCTGGCAGACAAACCGTTTGACTCTTACTGCAGGGAGGTGGGGTCTTTTTGTCATTGTAACAAAATGGGCCTAAAGCATTTGAAATACCCTGCTGCCTGCCACACCAAAGAGAGGAATTTCCCTGGTTGTGGTTCTCTGTGACTAAGTGCCGTGAAGCTGCCATTTGACTCTTTCTTCCCCTTGTCAGCTACTCCAGAGACATCAGAGACATGTGGCCCTGGACTTTCCAGAGGGGCGGTACTTGGCTCGGCTGGAATGTTTTCTATTCACGAGCTTCACCAACAACCAATAGAGATCTCATTTTCGTATTTTACACCCGCATATTTCTTTACCTAAAAGAAGAATTTCTGAGTTCTGACACTGAATACCTTCTGCCTTCCTCTTTTTGTCTTCCGCCATGTTGAATACACCAGTCTGGGTCTATAGAGGTGGACAGCGTGTCGAATACACCAGTAGAGGTGGACAGCGTGTCGAATACACCAGTAGAGGTGGACAGCGTGTCGAATACACCAGTAGAGGTGGACAGCGTGTCGAATACACCAGTAGAGGTGGACAGCGTGCCGAATACACCAGTAGATGTGGACAGCGTGCTGAAAACACCAGTAGAGGTGGACAGCGTGCTGAAAACACCAGTAGAGGTGGACAGCGTGTCGAATACACCAGTAGAGGTGGACAGCGTGTCGAATACACCAGTAGAGGTGGACAGCGTGCTGAAATACCAGTAGAGGTGGACAGCGTGTCGAATACACCAGTAGAGGTGGACAGCGTGCTGAAATACCAGTAGAGGTGGACAGCGTGTCGAATACACCAGTAGAGGTGGACAGCGTGCTGAAATACCAGTAGAGGTGGACAGCGTGCTGAAAACACCAGTAGAGGTGGACAGCGTGCTGAAAACACCAGTAGAGGTGGACGGCTTGCTGAAAACACCAGTAGAGGTGGACGGCGTGCTGAAAACACCAGTAGAGGTGGACAGCGTGCTGAAAACACCAGTAGAGATGGACAGCGTGCTGAAAACACCAGTAGAGGTGGACAGCGTGCTGAAAACACCAGTAGAGGTGGACAGCTTGCTGAAAACACAAGTAGAGGTGGACGGCGTGCTGAAAACACCAGTAGAGGTGGACAGCGTGTCGAATACACCAGTAGAGGTGGACAGCGTGCTGAAAACACCAGTAGAGGTGGACAGTGTGTCGAATACACCAGTAGAGGTGGACAGCGTGTCGAATACACCAGTAGAGGTGGACAGCGTGCTGAAAACACCAGTAGAGGTGGACAGCTTGCTGAAAACACCAGTAGAGGTAGACAGCGTGCCGAATACACCAGTAGAGGTGGACAGCGTGCCGAATACACCAGTAGAGGTGGACAGCGTGCCGAATACACCAGTAGAGGTGGACAGCGTGCTGAAAACACCAGTAGAGGTAGACAGCGTGCCGAATACACCAGTAGAGGTGGACAGCGTGCTGAAAACACCAGTAGAGGTGGACAGCTTACTGAAAACACCAGTAGAGGTAGACAGCGTGCTGAAAACACCAGTAGAGGTGGACACTGTGTTGCGCTGTTTTTACATACTGTATGCTCTCAAATATTATACCTTTGTAATGTGTATCACTATCATACCCTTGTAATATGTGCATTACTATTATAACTATGAAATatgtattataaactggttgttttgagccctgaatgttgattggctgaaagccatggtatctcagaccgtataccatgggtatgacaaaaaagTACAATTTACtggtctaattacgttggtaactagTTTATAATAGTGATAAGGCAATAAGgtatttgtggtatatggccaatataccacggctaagggctgtgtccaggcactccgtgttgcctcttgcgtaagaacagcccttagccatggtatattggccatacaccacacctcctcgggcgttattgcttaattataactATGTAATATGTATAATAACTATGTACATTATTATAACTATGTAATATGTATTATAACTATGTACATTATTATAACTGTGA
This genomic stretch from Salvelinus namaycush isolate Seneca chromosome 4, SaNama_1.0, whole genome shotgun sequence harbors:
- the LOC120046845 gene encoding tumor necrosis factor alpha-induced protein 3-like: MSQGQNFLPKFLFVSNLLKAVKIRERVPNDVVKPAGSESLMHHLRGMHRYTLEMISMSQFPQAFQQVIQAAILDRAMQSSLEQEKKLNWCLEVKKMVPLRTNGDGNCLLHAASQYMLGVQDTDLVLRKALHSVLKETETGNFRARFQTELLQSQEFTQTGLRYSTMNWEEEWEKIIKMASPVSSSNGLQFDSLEDMHIFILSNILRRPIIVIADQVLRSMRSCSSFSPLNVGGIYLPLHWPPRECYKYPIVLGYDSQHFAPLITIKDSGPEIRAVPLINPGRGGFEELNVHFLMEKEQTQKERLLKDYLMLMEIPVIGLGYDTTRIINAARLDEGNLPEDMNLMEDYLQLVNHEYKRWQEDKDQLWAAPHPHRPPPFSVSQLSLIEIRCATPRCTFYVSVDTQPHCHECFEKRQGQPNGRIEAAPTKGGSQACEPGCSSRVRPSPPGCLAVLSSPLSVAPPRSASCRYSETHAMKCKMPGCVFTRSKEHNGLCERCFNSRQNAPGRCGMCHQEAFRIFNGLCPPCFQSTGTERGEEPQPPAAASSSGSLWTQPPPRESECSGRPCKRSGCQFFGTQQKCGFCTICYMDYQTNHLATLPPPAPIQTRHASEAGFQNASRCQGPGCRAMGNTMLEGYCNKCFFNEQSSRFNQNATRAPSAHSPPLVMRTAKPEQDRPRQTQTQATCRWNGCSNFSPGCTDLCPECRATRGQRESRRERAGAPKETMKQSCKAQGCDHYANIEKQGFCNECDHFKQVYMG